In Sulfuracidifex metallicus DSM 6482 = JCM 9184, a single window of DNA contains:
- a CDS encoding glucose 1-dehydrogenase, with the protein MSLQGKVVLVTGGSKGIGRAIAEEFHRQGAKVAINYNSSEEEAKKLKEKLGEGVDIFRADVSDRSQVSLMVKEIERNLGKVDILVNNAGIWYLFGIENYDESKFDRMWEINVKGVINTTLEVLPHMKEKREGVIINMASNASLGTSAFGNTFYSLTKASVVMLTRRMAFEFGKYKIRVNAIAPGWVETDMTIGGKSEVEIKELEKWFKERTMLSMVGKPEYIAKVAIFLAEAEYMTGQTVVVDGGRIDYLTHGI; encoded by the coding sequence ATGTCCCTTCAAGGAAAAGTAGTCCTAGTAACTGGAGGTTCAAAGGGTATAGGTAGAGCTATCGCTGAGGAGTTTCATAGACAAGGAGCCAAGGTAGCCATCAACTACAATTCATCTGAGGAAGAAGCCAAAAAGCTAAAAGAAAAGTTGGGAGAAGGCGTTGACATCTTTAGGGCTGATGTATCCGATAGGTCTCAAGTATCCCTCATGGTAAAGGAGATAGAGAGGAATCTTGGAAAGGTAGACATACTTGTCAATAACGCAGGAATTTGGTACTTGTTCGGCATTGAGAACTACGACGAATCTAAGTTCGACAGAATGTGGGAGATCAACGTTAAAGGAGTCATTAACACTACTCTGGAGGTTTTACCTCATATGAAGGAAAAGAGAGAAGGAGTTATAATAAACATGGCTTCTAACGCGTCCCTTGGCACTTCAGCCTTCGGCAACACCTTCTATTCACTGACCAAGGCTTCGGTGGTGATGTTGACAAGAAGAATGGCTTTCGAGTTCGGCAAGTACAAGATAAGGGTGAACGCCATAGCTCCCGGTTGGGTTGAGACTGATATGACAATCGGAGGAAAGAGCGAGGTGGAAATCAAGGAATTAGAGAAGTGGTTCAAGGAAAGAACTATGTTATCTATGGTAGGTAAACCCGAGTACATAGCTAAGGTAGCTATATTCCTAGCCGAAGCAGAATACATGACTGGACAGACTGTGGTAGTTGACGGAGGAAGGATAGATTATCTAACTCACGGAATTTGA
- a CDS encoding ATP-binding cassette domain-containing protein, which yields MEGINLTLGKERLAIVGIHNAGKSVLLNIMAGICKPTQGKVITDEGELRKTVAYIPQVPLFDPLLTVKDIANYVDALPYLDQVELDRNKRVKDLTLGERKRLSLAISLPFYPSFLLVDEMDQENVDFFSRFISKFNGGVILAHYNTKITNLCEKVMILSHGRITYSGGKDGLKYKVIRTNQNIVKRFPDLYVTMAGEIGEVWERNDQRKVEDALDMEGVKYEVIQVEEDEVFLRFYA from the coding sequence TTGGAAGGGATAAACCTTACTCTCGGAAAGGAGAGATTAGCAATAGTGGGAATCCATAACGCCGGGAAGTCCGTACTCCTCAACATTATGGCTGGAATATGTAAACCTACCCAAGGGAAAGTCATAACAGACGAGGGAGAGCTGAGAAAAACAGTTGCCTACATACCCCAAGTACCGTTGTTTGATCCTCTTTTAACGGTGAAGGACATAGCCAACTACGTGGATGCCTTGCCCTACCTAGACCAAGTCGAGCTGGATAGAAACAAGAGAGTAAAGGATTTAACCTTAGGAGAGAGGAAGAGGTTGTCCCTAGCTATTTCCCTTCCTTTCTACCCTTCCTTTTTATTAGTGGACGAAATGGATCAGGAAAATGTAGATTTCTTCTCCCGTTTTATATCCAAATTTAACGGTGGGGTAATATTAGCCCATTATAACACGAAGATTACTAATCTATGCGAAAAAGTAATGATTCTCTCCCACGGAAGGATAACTTACAGTGGTGGGAAAGACGGCCTCAAGTACAAAGTAATAAGGACCAACCAGAATATCGTCAAACGCTTTCCTGACCTATATGTTACCATGGCAGGTGAGATAGGTGAGGTTTGGGAAAGGAATGACCAGAGAAAAGTTGAGGATGCACTAGACATGGAAGGTGTAAAGTACGAAGTGATTCAAGTTGAAGAAGATGAGGTTTTCCTCCGCTTTTACGCTTGA
- a CDS encoding ABC transporter ATP-binding protein: protein MEVIKLENVSKVYGGQVDTQALVDVNLSLEEGEFVAIMGPSGSGKSTLLSLMGILDRPTNGKVYIYGKDVTSMSDNEVSKVRNYYIGFVFQSYNLIPRLTALENVEVPLIPRGIPSQEMEKIAMASLNAVGIGSLYRKKPSQLSGGQQQRVAIARAIAQSPKVILADEPTGNLDSKSSEEVMEVFSKVNKEMGTTLVVVTHDQDVASYARRTIRIKDGRVVE from the coding sequence GTGGAGGTAATAAAGCTGGAGAACGTTAGCAAGGTTTACGGTGGTCAGGTTGACACTCAAGCCCTAGTAGATGTGAACTTATCGCTTGAGGAGGGCGAGTTTGTTGCAATAATGGGTCCTTCAGGCTCTGGGAAATCTACACTTTTATCACTCATGGGAATTTTGGATCGTCCAACTAATGGAAAGGTTTACATTTACGGCAAGGACGTAACTTCCATGTCAGACAACGAGGTTTCTAAGGTAAGAAATTACTACATTGGCTTTGTCTTTCAGAGCTACAACCTGATTCCCAGACTAACCGCACTAGAAAACGTAGAAGTGCCCCTCATACCCAGGGGAATCCCAAGTCAAGAAATGGAGAAAATAGCAATGGCTTCTCTGAATGCCGTTGGAATAGGCTCCCTTTATAGGAAGAAGCCCAGTCAATTGTCTGGAGGTCAGCAACAGAGGGTTGCAATAGCTAGGGCAATAGCGCAATCCCCCAAGGTTATCTTAGCCGACGAACCAACTGGCAACTTAGATAGCAAGAGCTCTGAGGAGGTAATGGAAGTCTTCTCTAAGGTAAATAAGGAAATGGGAACCACGTTGGTGGTGGTCACTCATGATCAGGACGTTGCATCCTACGCCAGGAGGACAATTAGAATAAAAGACGGTAGGGTGGTAGAATGA
- a CDS encoding type 1 glutamine amidotransferase, protein MKILAIYHNPVERLGNLKINAEEKFANEIEGNENFDMLFLMGGPMGVYEANKYPFIKREIELVRRGYKEGKKIFGICLGSQIIAEALGGKVIKGPFGQEVGVQEVKLVDEFMELFKSDKIPVFQLHGDTFSLPSNAKLLAYSEKYFQAFRVGKAIGLQFHIEVDSQMVKEWVNTYNLSPSLINEVKYIENKLQDYSLKLIEYVMHI, encoded by the coding sequence ATGAAAATCTTGGCAATTTATCATAATCCAGTAGAAAGATTAGGTAACTTGAAGATCAATGCGGAGGAGAAATTCGCTAATGAAATAGAAGGTAATGAGAACTTCGATATGCTATTTCTAATGGGAGGGCCAATGGGTGTATATGAGGCGAATAAATATCCGTTCATAAAAAGGGAGATAGAATTAGTAAGAAGAGGGTATAAGGAAGGAAAGAAAATTTTTGGTATATGTTTAGGTTCTCAGATAATTGCAGAGGCCTTAGGAGGAAAGGTAATTAAAGGTCCTTTCGGTCAGGAGGTAGGAGTTCAAGAAGTTAAATTAGTTGATGAATTTATGGAGCTTTTTAAATCTGATAAGATACCTGTTTTTCAATTGCACGGAGATACTTTTTCACTACCGAGTAATGCTAAACTGCTAGCCTATAGCGAAAAATACTTTCAAGCTTTCAGAGTAGGTAAAGCTATTGGACTTCAATTTCATATAGAAGTCGATTCACAGATGGTAAAGGAATGGGTTAACACTTATAATTTGAGCCCTTCTTTAATCAATGAAGTCAAATATATAGAGAATAAACTACAAGACTATTCTTTAAAATTAATAGAATATGTTATGCATATATGA
- a CDS encoding ABC transporter permease: MRVSKFLSFAMKSVKERRTRAILTILGIAVGPAAIVAINSMVEGYSNTILSEISGFLSPYDIVLTPSGVGPSLTQYVVDQLDAIPGVKMSIPFYTIPALANTPQGEIGVSIFSVNLNQLKVAAPALSLMSGKYPPCVDYEAIAGYDLSSDYGFSSGEPVQVTLFYHGINGSRSFLITGILNEFGSFLGVNVDKSIIVPLSFGEQFSSSYSGVIVVASSTSQVNSIVNSIKQEYGSSFNVVVAQEFINLIGKTLVSLNSLLISAGATSFVVSFMGVTTTMFTSVVERTREIGLLRALGFTRHDVLVMFLAEALLMGFIGGIIGIGAGMLMAFLLTSEHFGLGFSFLKGLQVTPVYSPIFLAEAIGIAVTLSILAAMAPSYRASKQEPSTALRHD; encoded by the coding sequence ATGAGGGTCAGTAAGTTTTTATCGTTCGCAATGAAGTCAGTGAAGGAGAGAAGGACCAGGGCTATCCTAACCATCTTGGGAATAGCCGTCGGTCCTGCCGCAATAGTTGCAATTAACTCCATGGTAGAGGGCTATTCAAATACGATTCTCTCTGAGATATCGGGTTTCCTCTCCCCTTATGATATAGTGCTAACACCATCAGGTGTCGGACCTTCCCTTACCCAGTATGTTGTAGATCAGCTTGATGCGATTCCGGGCGTTAAAATGTCCATACCTTTCTATACTATCCCAGCTTTAGCTAACACGCCTCAAGGTGAGATCGGGGTCTCCATTTTCTCAGTTAACCTCAATCAGCTTAAGGTTGCTGCACCAGCACTTTCTCTCATGAGTGGGAAGTATCCTCCATGTGTGGATTATGAAGCTATAGCAGGATATGATTTATCCTCGGATTATGGTTTCTCTTCTGGCGAACCAGTACAAGTAACATTATTCTACCACGGAATAAACGGTTCAAGATCATTCTTGATAACTGGTATCCTTAACGAATTCGGAAGCTTTCTCGGGGTTAACGTGGACAAATCAATAATAGTTCCGCTCTCCTTTGGAGAGCAGTTTTCATCGTCCTACAGCGGGGTTATAGTGGTAGCATCTTCCACTTCACAAGTTAACTCCATAGTTAATTCAATAAAACAAGAGTACGGTTCCTCATTTAATGTAGTAGTTGCACAAGAGTTCATTAATTTAATAGGAAAAACTTTAGTATCTCTGAATTCCCTTCTAATCTCGGCTGGAGCAACGTCTTTTGTGGTCTCCTTCATGGGGGTTACCACGACAATGTTCACTTCCGTGGTTGAGAGAACTAGAGAAATAGGCTTGCTGAGGGCTTTGGGGTTTACCAGACATGACGTTTTAGTGATGTTTCTTGCAGAGGCACTTCTCATGGGCTTCATTGGAGGTATCATAGGAATAGGAGCGGGAATGCTAATGGCGTTCCTTCTTACCTCTGAACACTTTGGACTTGGCTTCTCGTTCCTGAAAGGACTACAAGTTACCCCGGTTTACTCGCCAATATTCTTGGCTGAAGCTATAGGAATAGCTGTGACCCTAAGCATTCTTGCAGCCATGGCACCTTCATATAGGGCGTCGAAGCAGGAACCCTCCACCGCACTAAGACATGACTAG
- a CDS encoding ABC transporter ATP-binding protein, giving the protein MSVVEAEGLTKRFGDFEALHGISFIVSRGTITAVVGPNGAGKSTLLKIISGLINKTYGHISVLGEDPWKPISLPRRLSIILDRPFLPTLITVEDVVREAASEFRVNLKDVVNLMDELNLSLFFKNKVKDLSTGTKQKLQIVFSLLKNPELIVADEPTANLDVASRFEVYNIFIRLKEKMGVTVLISSHIASEVISISTHVMGINNGIVKYSGEVSRLIRKDMLEEFYIVVDNVEVAREALKGYTTEVTGNQIKVRGNMVDVVSRINASGARIFYLRNSLLDKSVQGELGWE; this is encoded by the coding sequence ATGTCAGTTGTTGAAGCCGAGGGCTTAACAAAGAGGTTCGGCGATTTTGAAGCCCTCCATGGAATCTCTTTCATCGTAAGTAGGGGTACAATAACAGCTGTTGTTGGTCCAAATGGTGCTGGGAAGTCAACCCTTCTCAAGATTATCTCCGGCTTGATCAATAAGACCTATGGTCACATCTCCGTTCTCGGGGAGGACCCATGGAAACCAATATCTCTTCCAAGGAGGCTCTCAATCATATTGGATAGACCTTTCCTACCGACCCTTATAACAGTGGAGGACGTGGTTAGGGAAGCTGCCTCCGAGTTTCGCGTTAACCTCAAGGACGTTGTAAATCTCATGGACGAACTTAACCTCTCACTGTTCTTCAAGAACAAAGTAAAAGACCTCTCTACGGGGACTAAGCAAAAGCTTCAAATAGTCTTCTCTCTGCTGAAAAATCCTGAATTGATAGTCGCGGACGAACCTACAGCAAACCTCGACGTTGCATCTCGTTTTGAAGTTTACAACATTTTCATTAGGCTTAAGGAGAAGATGGGGGTTACAGTGTTGATCTCCTCTCATATTGCCTCAGAGGTCATATCAATCTCAACTCACGTCATGGGGATAAACAACGGTATCGTGAAATACTCTGGCGAGGTTTCACGTCTCATAAGGAAGGACATGTTAGAGGAGTTCTACATTGTGGTCGACAACGTTGAGGTAGCAAGGGAGGCGTTGAAGGGCTACACAACTGAGGTAACAGGAAATCAAATCAAGGTGAGAGGTAACATGGTTGATGTAGTCTCTAGGATTAACGCCTCAGGGGCTAGGATCTTTTATCTCAGGAACTCCCTTCTGGATAAGAGCGTTCAAGGTGAATTAGGTTGGGAATGA